A genome region from Arthrobacter agilis includes the following:
- a CDS encoding type III polyketide synthase — MTVILRSLETAVPATIMVQPQVRDVFAAQPGLTRLGQRLVGAAFDSSGIETRYTVLEELTLDRSFDDPLFFDREELRILSPSTKVRNEVYAEEGTKLFVEAARKALAAAEGIEASDITHVVTASCTGFFAPGPDYKVVRALDLAPSVQRYHLGFMGCYAAFPALRAAKAFCDADPDAVVLVIAVELCSLHVRSSNNPDTIVGSSLFADGAAAAVISARDIPLTGPALSLDHFETVLTPVGEEAMAWNIGDEGFEMVLGTYVPHIIDDHIVGALEPLLARDPSLQGLAYSDIEHWAIHPGGRSILDKVEAKLGLTEQQLVPARETLRDYGNMSSATVLFVLKNILDQPASPGNDRICSMAFGPGLTVETALLTRIGAIPAADADAVMAPAAADTFADTDAVPADLEPILTEAGA, encoded by the coding sequence ATGACAGTGATCCTGAGGTCCCTCGAGACGGCCGTACCCGCGACGATCATGGTGCAGCCGCAGGTCCGCGACGTGTTCGCCGCGCAGCCCGGTCTCACGCGGCTCGGCCAGCGCCTCGTCGGGGCGGCCTTCGACTCCTCGGGGATCGAGACCCGGTACACCGTCCTCGAGGAACTCACCCTGGACCGTTCCTTCGACGATCCCCTCTTCTTCGACCGCGAGGAACTGAGGATCCTCTCCCCCAGCACCAAGGTCCGCAACGAGGTGTACGCGGAGGAGGGCACCAAGCTCTTCGTCGAGGCCGCCCGCAAGGCGCTGGCCGCGGCGGAGGGCATCGAGGCGTCGGACATCACGCACGTGGTCACGGCGTCCTGCACCGGGTTCTTCGCGCCGGGCCCCGACTACAAAGTGGTGCGGGCCCTCGACCTGGCTCCCTCCGTGCAGCGCTACCACCTCGGCTTCATGGGCTGCTACGCGGCCTTCCCGGCCCTGCGCGCGGCCAAGGCGTTCTGCGACGCGGACCCGGACGCCGTCGTCCTCGTGATCGCCGTCGAGCTGTGCTCGCTGCACGTGCGCTCCTCGAACAACCCCGACACCATCGTGGGATCCTCGCTGTTCGCCGACGGCGCCGCCGCCGCCGTCATCTCGGCGCGGGACATCCCCCTGACCGGCCCCGCCCTCAGCCTGGACCACTTCGAGACGGTGCTGACGCCGGTGGGCGAGGAGGCGATGGCCTGGAACATCGGCGACGAGGGCTTCGAGATGGTCCTCGGCACCTACGTGCCCCACATCATCGACGACCACATCGTCGGCGCGCTCGAGCCGCTGCTCGCGCGGGATCCCTCCCTGCAGGGCCTCGCCTACTCGGACATCGAGCACTGGGCCATCCACCCCGGTGGCCGCAGCATCCTGGACAAGGTCGAGGCCAAGCTCGGCCTGACCGAGCAGCAGCTCGTCCCCGCCCGCGAGACCCTCCGGGACTACGGGAACATGAGCAGCGCCACGGTCCTGTTCGTGCTGAAGAACATCCTCGACCAGCCGGCCTCCCCCGGGAACGACCGCATCTGCTCGATGGCGTTCGGCCCCGGGCTGACGGTGGAGACCGCCCTGCTCACCCGGATCGGCGCGATCCCCGCGGCGGACGCCGACGCGGTGATGGCCCCGGCAGCCGCCGATACCTTCGCCGACACCGATGCCGTCCCCGCGGACCTCGAACCCATCCTCACCGAAGCGGGCGCGTGA
- a CDS encoding SDR family oxidoreductase gives MGTDPSGTLDQEDPRGPAVDASTELQEYPGFTERMDPRPDHGEDSYTGHGRLAGRRAFITGGDSGIGRAVALAFAREGADVAIGYLPAEEEDGASCLELIRAEDRTALAVPGDLRDEAYAPSAIRQVVEGLGGLDILVNNAGFHIAQPAGLPDIDAGQLRRTFETNVYGTIWLTQAALPHLGEGASIINTTSIQGYHPSTSLMDYAATKAALNNLTFSLAELLGERGIRVNAVAPGPVWTPLQPATTTSEKLDSFGEGTPLGRMGQPAELAGAYVFLASNDARYVSGEVLGVTGGKPLA, from the coding sequence ATGGGTACCGATCCGTCAGGCACACTCGACCAGGAGGATCCGCGCGGTCCCGCCGTCGACGCATCCACCGAGCTGCAGGAGTATCCGGGCTTCACGGAGCGCATGGATCCCCGCCCGGACCACGGCGAGGACAGCTACACCGGTCACGGGCGGCTGGCCGGTCGGCGCGCCTTCATCACCGGCGGCGACTCCGGGATCGGCCGGGCCGTGGCCCTCGCCTTCGCGCGGGAGGGCGCCGACGTCGCCATCGGCTACCTGCCGGCGGAGGAGGAGGACGGCGCCAGCTGCCTCGAGCTGATCCGCGCCGAGGACCGCACGGCGCTCGCCGTCCCGGGCGATCTGCGGGACGAGGCGTATGCCCCGTCCGCCATCCGGCAGGTGGTGGAGGGTCTCGGCGGGCTGGACATCCTCGTCAACAACGCGGGTTTCCACATCGCCCAGCCGGCCGGCCTGCCGGACATCGACGCCGGGCAGCTGCGCCGCACGTTCGAGACGAACGTCTACGGCACCATCTGGCTCACCCAGGCGGCACTGCCCCACCTGGGCGAGGGCGCCTCCATCATCAACACCACGTCGATCCAGGGCTACCACCCGTCGACCAGCCTCATGGACTACGCCGCCACGAAGGCCGCGCTCAACAACCTGACCTTCAGCCTCGCCGAACTGCTGGGGGAGCGCGGCATCCGGGTGAATGCCGTCGCGCCGGGACCCGTCTGGACACCCCTGCAGCCCGCCACCACCACCAGCGAGAAGCTGGACTCGTTCGGCGAGGGCACGCCGCTCGGCCGCATGGGACAGCCGGCGGAACTGGCGGGGGCATACGTGTTCCTCGCGTCCAACGACGCCCGGTACGTCTCCGGCGAGGTCCTCGGCGTGACCGGTGGAAAACCCCTCGCCTGA
- a CDS encoding LysM peptidoglycan-binding domain-containing protein, which yields MNTHKFSTSARRGLAAVALTGLGLGAAAGAANAAPASDWDALAQCESGGNWGTNTGNGFSGGLQFTPSTWAAFGGQGSPQGASREQQIAVAENVLAGQGWGAWPACSSKLGLSSGANPGTVPVQQAPAPVAAAPVEYQYQTAVQAPVQYQAPVQAPVQAPVAVAPVAEAPVAVAPVTLSGETYTIQSGDTLSSIATKLGVTGGWQALFAANADTVIHADLIFTGHVLQLPA from the coding sequence ATGAATACACACAAATTCAGCACCAGCGCACGCCGTGGACTCGCCGCAGTAGCACTCACCGGCCTCGGCCTCGGTGCAGCAGCCGGCGCGGCCAACGCAGCCCCCGCGAGCGACTGGGATGCCCTCGCACAGTGCGAGAGCGGCGGCAACTGGGGCACCAACACCGGCAACGGATTCTCCGGTGGCCTGCAGTTCACCCCCTCCACCTGGGCAGCCTTCGGTGGCCAGGGCTCCCCTCAGGGCGCATCGCGTGAGCAGCAGATCGCTGTTGCCGAGAACGTCCTCGCCGGCCAGGGCTGGGGCGCATGGCCCGCATGCTCCTCCAAGCTCGGCCTGAGCAGCGGCGCCAACCCCGGCACCGTGCCGGTCCAGCAGGCTCCGGCCCCCGTGGCCGCAGCTCCCGTCGAGTACCAGTACCAGACGGCGGTCCAGGCTCCCGTGCAGTACCAGGCACCCGTCCAGGCACCGGTCCAGGCGCCTGTCGCCGTCGCCCCCGTCGCCGAGGCGCCTGTCGCCGTGGCTCCCGTCACGCTCAGCGGCGAGACCTACACCATCCAGTCGGGTGACACCCTCAGCTCCATCGCCACCAAGCTCGGCGTCACGGGCGGCTGGCAGGCACTCTTCGCCGCCAACGCCGACACCGTCATCCACGCGGACCTGATCTTCACCGGTCACGTCCTGCAGCTCCCGGCCTAG
- the fdhA gene encoding formaldehyde dehydrogenase, glutathione-independent, whose product MSGNRAVAYKGPGKVEVIDIDYPTFELKDGPGVNPANVGRSVHHGVILKTVATNICGSDQHMVRGRTTAPADLVLGHEITGEVVEVGRDVEFIKVGDICSVPFNIACGRCRNCKERKTGICLNVNPDRPGSAYGYVDMGGWVGGQAEYVLVPYADWNLLKFPDREQALEKILDLTMLSDIFPTGFHGAVTAGVGVGSTVYVAGAGPVGLAAAASAKLLGAAVVIVGDLNEERLAQARSFGCETVDVSKGDPRDQIEQLLGVPEVDCGVDAVGFEARGHGSGSATEAPATVLNSLMQVTAAGGALGIPGLYVTGDPGGIDDAAKVGSLSLSLGTGWAKSLSFTTGQCPVMKYNRGLMMAILHDRVQIAKAVNAKSIGLDDAPRGYEEFDAGAATKYVLDPNGYLAKAA is encoded by the coding sequence ATGAGCGGAAACAGAGCTGTTGCGTACAAGGGACCAGGCAAGGTCGAGGTCATCGACATCGACTACCCCACCTTCGAACTGAAGGACGGGCCGGGGGTGAACCCGGCCAACGTCGGCCGGTCCGTCCATCACGGCGTGATCCTGAAGACCGTCGCCACGAACATCTGCGGATCCGACCAGCACATGGTCCGGGGCCGCACCACGGCTCCCGCGGACCTCGTCCTGGGTCACGAGATCACCGGCGAGGTCGTCGAGGTGGGGCGTGACGTCGAGTTCATCAAGGTGGGCGACATCTGCTCGGTCCCCTTCAACATCGCGTGCGGGCGGTGCCGCAACTGCAAGGAGCGCAAGACGGGCATCTGCCTCAATGTGAACCCCGACCGTCCGGGCAGCGCCTACGGGTACGTGGACATGGGCGGCTGGGTGGGAGGGCAGGCCGAGTACGTGCTCGTGCCGTATGCGGACTGGAACCTGCTGAAGTTCCCGGACCGGGAGCAGGCGCTGGAGAAGATCCTCGACCTCACCATGCTGTCGGACATCTTCCCCACGGGATTCCACGGTGCCGTGACGGCCGGGGTCGGCGTCGGTTCCACCGTCTACGTCGCAGGGGCCGGGCCGGTGGGCCTTGCCGCCGCGGCATCGGCGAAACTGCTGGGTGCCGCCGTCGTCATCGTGGGTGACCTCAACGAGGAGCGGCTGGCCCAGGCCCGCAGCTTCGGGTGCGAGACCGTCGATGTGTCCAAGGGGGATCCGCGGGACCAGATCGAGCAGCTGCTGGGAGTGCCGGAGGTCGACTGCGGTGTCGACGCCGTCGGTTTCGAGGCCCGCGGCCACGGTAGCGGTTCGGCGACCGAGGCACCGGCCACGGTGCTGAACTCCCTGATGCAGGTGACGGCGGCAGGCGGCGCCCTGGGTATCCCCGGCCTGTACGTCACGGGGGATCCGGGTGGGATCGACGATGCCGCGAAGGTCGGGTCCCTGTCGCTCAGCCTGGGCACGGGCTGGGCCAAGTCGCTGTCCTTCACCACCGGCCAGTGTCCGGTGATGAAGTACAACCGGGGGCTCATGATGGCGATCCTGCATGACCGTGTGCAGATCGCGAAGGCCGTCAACGCCAAGTCGATCGGACTGGACGACGCACCGCGCGGCTACGAGGAGTTCGACGCCGGGGCTGCGACGAAGTACGTGCTGGATCCCAACGGGTACCTGGCCAAGGCCGCCTGA
- a CDS encoding SDR family NAD(P)-dependent oxidoreductase: MTDTVLITGATSGIGAEFARQFAERGCRLVLVARSVVPLEETAAALRARWGVDVETIAADLLDDDGLGRVLARLRAAEPGSGAGAPAGEGGARAAVTVLVNNAGYGLVRPFADNTLDDEIRHLRIHVEVPLSLAHAALQSMRSRRAGTIINVASVAGFTPRGTYGAAKAAMISFSRWANLAYGAEGIRVTAVCPGFVHTDFHQRMGADKGSVPGFLWLDAGRVVREALRDTAAGKAVSVPSRRYKALSALARVAPPSVVARLAARGR; encoded by the coding sequence ATGACTGACACGGTCCTCATCACCGGGGCTACCTCCGGCATCGGAGCGGAATTCGCCCGCCAGTTCGCCGAGCGCGGCTGCCGGCTCGTCCTCGTGGCGCGCAGTGTCGTCCCGCTCGAGGAGACGGCCGCCGCGCTCCGTGCGCGCTGGGGTGTCGACGTCGAGACGATCGCCGCGGACCTGCTCGACGACGACGGCCTGGGGCGGGTGCTCGCACGCCTGCGCGCCGCGGAGCCCGGGAGCGGGGCCGGGGCGCCAGCGGGGGAGGGCGGTGCGCGCGCCGCGGTCACCGTCCTGGTGAACAACGCGGGCTACGGGCTGGTGCGGCCCTTCGCCGACAACACGCTCGACGACGAGATCCGCCACCTCCGCATCCACGTCGAGGTGCCGCTGTCCCTGGCGCACGCCGCCCTGCAGTCGATGCGGTCCCGCAGGGCGGGCACCATCATCAACGTGGCGAGCGTCGCGGGTTTCACGCCGAGAGGGACCTACGGGGCGGCCAAGGCGGCGATGATCAGCTTCAGCCGCTGGGCGAACCTCGCCTACGGGGCCGAGGGGATCCGGGTGACGGCCGTCTGCCCGGGCTTCGTACACACCGACTTCCACCAGCGCATGGGCGCGGACAAGGGGAGCGTGCCCGGTTTCCTGTGGCTCGACGCAGGACGCGTGGTCCGGGAGGCGTTGCGGGACACCGCGGCCGGCAAGGCCGTGTCGGTCCCGAGTCGTCGCTACAAGGCACTCAGCGCACTCGCCCGCGTGGCGCCGCCGTCCGTCGTGGCACGCCTCGCGGCGCGGGGCCGCTGA
- a CDS encoding YegP family protein: protein MAGYFKLVDAHDDGFRVKLTAPDGTLVAVSTFYASKEEAIAGIELIREIAGTGPVVDHSRVASSDQDELFVGLQGTSGRDGGARSDA from the coding sequence ATGGCAGGTTACTTCAAACTGGTGGACGCTCACGATGACGGTTTCCGCGTGAAACTGACCGCTCCGGATGGAACGCTCGTCGCAGTCTCCACCTTCTACGCCTCGAAGGAAGAGGCGATCGCAGGGATCGAGCTGATCCGCGAGATCGCCGGCACCGGCCCCGTGGTCGACCACAGCCGTGTGGCGTCCTCCGACCAGGACGAGCTGTTCGTCGGGCTGCAGGGGACCTCCGGCAGGGACGGTGGCGCACGCAGCGACGCGTGA
- a CDS encoding aconitate hydratase, which translates to MSTADSFGAKGVLDVAGAEYEIFRLSAVEGSENLPFSLKVLLENLLRTEDGANITADHVRALAGWDADAEPDTEIQFTPARVIMQDFTGVPCVVDLATMREAVADLGGDPKRVNPLAPAEMVIDHSVQIDAFGNAGALERNMEIEYQRNGERYQFLRWGQTAFDDFKVVPPGMGIVHQVNLEYLARTVMTREVGGVLRAYPDTCVGTDSHTTMVNGLGVLGWGVGGIEAEAAMLGQPVSMLIPRVVGFKLTGDIPAGATATDVVLTITQMLRKHGVVGKFVEFYGEGVASVPLANRATIGNMSPEFGSTAAMFPIDDVTLDYLRLTGRPAENVALVESYAKEQGLWHDPSREIRFSEYLELDLSTVVPSIAGPKRPQDRVELSKSKGQFREDLRNYSNDPELSFAPGGTVDESSQESFPASDSPSFTPGTTSSVTDENAEPRETVGADDDASTRPSKRVSVTMKDGREFELDHGAVSIASITSCTNTSNPSVMLAAAVLARNAVEKGLVSKPWVKTSVAPGSKVVTDYYEKSGLIPYLEKLGFFTVGYGCATCIGNSGPLEDEISQAIQDNDLAVTAVLSGNRNFEGRINPDVKMNYLASPPLVVAYALAGTMDFDFDTEPLGQDESGTDVFLKDIWPNPVEVQKVIDSSIDEGMFTSSYATIFEGDERWQSLPTPDGDTFAWDPESTYVRKPPYFEGMQREASPVEDIDGARVLLKLGDSVTTDHISPAGSFKSDTPAGRYLTEKGVQRKDFNSYGSRRGNHEVMIRGTFANIRIKNQLLDGVEGGFTKDFSQPDAPQAAVYDAAENYRAAGTPLVVLAGKEYGSGSSRDWAAKGTALLGVKAVIAESYERIHRSNLIGMGVLPLQYPAGQNAESLGLTGTETFAVSGVTELNEGRTPRTVKVTATPADGGSPIEFDAVLRIDTPGEADYYRNGGILQYVLRQLAS; encoded by the coding sequence ATGTCGACCGCGGACTCATTCGGCGCGAAGGGCGTACTCGATGTCGCCGGCGCAGAATACGAAATTTTCAGGCTAAGTGCGGTCGAAGGCTCCGAGAACCTTCCGTTCAGTCTCAAGGTCCTCCTCGAGAACCTGCTCCGCACCGAAGACGGTGCGAACATCACGGCGGACCACGTCCGTGCCCTGGCCGGGTGGGACGCGGACGCCGAGCCCGACACCGAGATCCAGTTCACGCCCGCCCGCGTCATCATGCAGGACTTCACGGGTGTCCCCTGCGTCGTCGACCTCGCCACCATGCGTGAGGCCGTCGCGGACCTCGGCGGCGACCCCAAGCGCGTCAACCCCCTCGCACCCGCCGAGATGGTCATCGACCACTCGGTGCAGATCGACGCCTTCGGCAATGCCGGAGCCCTCGAGCGCAACATGGAGATCGAGTACCAGCGCAACGGCGAGCGGTACCAGTTCCTGCGCTGGGGCCAGACGGCGTTCGACGACTTCAAGGTCGTCCCGCCCGGAATGGGCATCGTCCACCAGGTCAACCTCGAGTACCTCGCCCGCACCGTCATGACCCGTGAGGTGGGCGGCGTGCTCCGCGCCTACCCCGACACGTGCGTCGGCACCGACTCGCACACCACCATGGTCAACGGCCTCGGCGTCCTCGGCTGGGGCGTCGGCGGCATCGAAGCCGAGGCGGCCATGCTCGGCCAGCCCGTCTCTATGCTCATCCCGCGCGTCGTCGGCTTCAAGCTGACCGGTGACATCCCGGCCGGCGCCACCGCCACCGACGTCGTCCTCACCATCACGCAGATGCTGCGCAAGCACGGCGTCGTCGGCAAGTTCGTCGAGTTCTACGGGGAGGGCGTCGCCTCCGTGCCGCTCGCCAACCGCGCCACCATCGGCAACATGAGCCCCGAGTTCGGGTCCACCGCCGCGATGTTCCCGATCGACGACGTCACGCTCGACTACCTGCGCCTCACGGGCCGTCCGGCCGAGAACGTGGCGCTCGTCGAGTCCTACGCCAAGGAGCAGGGTCTGTGGCACGACCCGTCGCGTGAGATCCGCTTCTCCGAGTACCTCGAACTGGACCTGTCGACCGTCGTCCCCTCGATCGCCGGGCCGAAGCGCCCGCAGGACCGGGTGGAGCTCAGCAAGTCCAAGGGCCAGTTCCGCGAGGACCTGCGCAACTACTCGAACGACCCGGAGCTCTCCTTCGCCCCGGGCGGCACCGTCGACGAGTCCTCCCAGGAGAGCTTCCCCGCGTCCGACTCGCCGAGCTTCACGCCCGGGACGACCTCGTCCGTGACCGACGAGAACGCCGAGCCCCGCGAGACCGTCGGCGCCGATGACGACGCGTCCACCCGTCCGTCCAAGCGCGTCAGCGTGACCATGAAGGACGGCCGCGAGTTCGAGCTCGACCACGGCGCCGTCAGCATCGCGTCGATCACCTCCTGCACCAACACGTCCAACCCGTCCGTGATGCTCGCCGCCGCAGTGCTGGCGCGCAACGCCGTCGAGAAGGGCCTCGTGTCCAAGCCGTGGGTCAAGACCTCCGTGGCCCCGGGCTCCAAGGTCGTCACCGACTACTACGAGAAGTCGGGCCTGATCCCGTACCTCGAGAAGCTCGGCTTCTTCACCGTCGGCTACGGCTGCGCCACGTGCATCGGCAACTCCGGCCCCCTGGAGGACGAGATCTCGCAGGCCATCCAGGACAACGACCTCGCCGTCACCGCCGTCCTGTCCGGTAACCGCAACTTCGAGGGCCGCATCAACCCGGACGTGAAGATGAACTACCTGGCGTCGCCGCCGCTGGTGGTCGCCTACGCACTGGCCGGCACCATGGACTTCGACTTCGACACCGAGCCCCTCGGCCAGGACGAGTCCGGCACCGACGTGTTCCTGAAGGACATCTGGCCGAACCCGGTCGAGGTCCAGAAGGTCATCGACTCCTCGATCGACGAGGGCATGTTCACCTCGAGCTACGCGACGATCTTCGAGGGCGACGAGCGCTGGCAGTCCCTGCCCACGCCCGACGGCGACACCTTCGCCTGGGATCCCGAGTCCACCTACGTGCGGAAGCCACCGTACTTCGAGGGCATGCAGCGCGAAGCGAGCCCGGTCGAGGACATCGACGGCGCACGCGTCCTGCTGAAGCTCGGCGACTCCGTGACCACCGACCACATCTCGCCCGCGGGATCGTTCAAGTCGGACACCCCGGCAGGCCGGTACCTCACCGAGAAGGGCGTGCAGCGCAAGGACTTCAACTCCTACGGCTCGCGCCGTGGCAACCACGAGGTCATGATCCGCGGCACCTTCGCGAACATCCGCATCAAGAACCAGCTGCTCGACGGCGTCGAGGGCGGGTTCACGAAGGACTTCTCGCAGCCGGACGCACCGCAGGCCGCCGTCTACGACGCCGCCGAGAACTACCGCGCAGCGGGTACGCCGCTGGTGGTCCTCGCCGGCAAGGAGTACGGCTCCGGCTCGTCGCGTGACTGGGCGGCCAAGGGCACCGCGCTGCTCGGCGTCAAGGCCGTCATCGCCGAGAGCTACGAGCGCATCCACCGCTCGAACCTCATCGGCATGGGCGTGCTGCCGCTGCAGTACCCCGCGGGCCAGAACGCGGAGTCCCTCGGACTCACGGGCACGGAGACGTTCGCGGTCAGCGGTGTCACCGAGCTCAACGAGGGCCGTACGCCCCGCACGGTCAAGGTCACGGCCACTCCCGCCGACGGCGGCTCGCCGATCGAGTTCGATGCCGTCCTGCGCATCGACACCCCGGGTGAGGCGGACTACTACCGCAACGGCGGCATCCTGCAGTACGTGCTGCGCCAGCTCGCCAGCTAG
- a CDS encoding GntR family transcriptional regulator, with product MTESTELSARVDGDAIFRVLRSEILAGVHPPGTALREVVISERFGVSRTPVREALSRLQHERLLERAARGLQVPQIDPQEVIQIYDLRVMLEEEAAGQAALNRGTADIMRLEALLERDRAVVDPDDTTKVTNNLEFHTSLWASARNPILMDLLQRLSTHLIHTPRSTLSVGDRWQEVLLEHEALISAITERRSDDARAIARTHMETARTLRLQLLRTTAAD from the coding sequence ATGACCGAGTCAACGGAACTGTCGGCGCGCGTGGACGGCGACGCCATCTTCCGCGTCCTCCGGAGCGAGATCCTCGCCGGCGTCCACCCGCCGGGCACGGCCCTCCGGGAGGTGGTGATCTCGGAGCGCTTCGGTGTCTCCCGGACCCCGGTACGCGAGGCCCTCAGCAGGCTGCAGCACGAGCGCCTGCTCGAGCGCGCGGCGCGCGGCCTCCAGGTCCCGCAGATCGACCCGCAGGAAGTCATCCAGATCTACGACCTGCGCGTCATGCTCGAGGAGGAAGCCGCCGGCCAGGCCGCCCTCAACCGCGGCACCGCGGACATCATGCGCCTCGAGGCGCTGCTGGAACGCGACCGCGCCGTCGTCGATCCCGACGACACCACGAAGGTCACCAACAACCTGGAGTTCCACACCTCGCTGTGGGCCTCCGCACGGAACCCCATCCTCATGGACCTGCTGCAGCGGCTCTCGACCCACCTCATCCACACGCCACGCTCCACGCTGTCCGTCGGTGACCGGTGGCAGGAGGTGCTCCTCGAGCACGAGGCGCTCATCAGTGCCATCACCGAACGGCGCAGCGACGACGCCCGCGCCATCGCCCGCACCCACATGGAGACGGCCCGCACCCTCCGCCTGCAGTTGCTCCGCACCACGGCGGCGGACTGA
- a CDS encoding nucleoside hydrolase, producing the protein MAPEGGRHRLLLDVDTGIDDAVALLYLLAAPGVSLEGITCTAGNVGARQVAANNLALLEMCGHAGVEVAIGSEVPLEVPLVTTEETHGDQGIGYAVLPPPRGRVSRRHAVDVWLEAVRCHPGQITGLVTGPLTNLALALRAEPELPMLLKGLVIMGGAFHHPGNTTPVAEWNIHVDPHAAKEVFAAYEGLPVEKLPVVCALETTERIECTPAHVDAMARAAGAGPELLDPADPPGTRSTSDNAVVACISDALRFYMEFHRLYDQGYIAHLHDLFAAMVATGEAGFEERLATVDVETASPLTFGQTVADTAGMWKRAPNARIVTGNDPAAVFELMVRRLSGLARMHG; encoded by the coding sequence GTGGCTCCCGAGGGCGGCCGGCACCGCCTCCTGCTCGACGTCGACACCGGGATAGACGACGCCGTCGCCCTCCTGTACCTGCTCGCGGCCCCGGGTGTCTCGCTCGAAGGCATCACCTGCACGGCCGGCAACGTCGGCGCCCGGCAGGTCGCCGCCAACAACCTGGCCCTGCTCGAGATGTGCGGGCACGCCGGCGTCGAGGTCGCGATCGGCAGCGAGGTACCGCTGGAGGTGCCGCTCGTGACCACCGAGGAGACGCACGGCGACCAGGGCATCGGCTACGCCGTGCTGCCTCCGCCGCGCGGACGCGTCTCGCGGAGGCACGCCGTCGACGTCTGGCTCGAAGCCGTGCGCTGCCACCCCGGCCAGATCACCGGGCTGGTCACCGGTCCGCTCACGAACCTGGCCCTGGCCCTGCGTGCCGAGCCGGAACTCCCGATGCTCCTGAAGGGCCTCGTCATCATGGGCGGGGCCTTCCACCACCCCGGGAACACGACGCCGGTGGCCGAATGGAACATCCACGTGGACCCGCATGCCGCGAAAGAGGTGTTCGCCGCATACGAGGGACTGCCGGTCGAGAAGCTTCCCGTGGTGTGCGCGCTCGAGACCACCGAGCGGATCGAGTGCACGCCGGCCCACGTCGATGCCATGGCGCGCGCCGCCGGCGCCGGGCCCGAACTGCTCGACCCCGCCGACCCGCCCGGCACACGCAGCACGAGCGACAACGCCGTGGTGGCCTGCATATCGGACGCGCTGCGCTTCTACATGGAGTTCCACCGCCTGTACGACCAGGGCTACATCGCCCACCTCCACGACCTCTTCGCGGCCATGGTCGCCACGGGGGAGGCGGGGTTCGAGGAGCGCCTGGCCACGGTGGACGTCGAGACGGCGTCGCCGCTGACCTTCGGGCAGACGGTCGCGGACACGGCGGGTATGTGGAAGCGGGCACCCAACGCCCGGATCGTCACGGGCAACGACCCGGCGGCCGTGTTCGAGCTGATGGTCCGCCGGCTGTCCGGCCTCGCGAGGATGCACGGCTGA
- a CDS encoding ECF transporter S component, whose amino-acid sequence MSSPLTRPAATSERPRRLLILLGGALIVATYLFLVTAQPAEIAGGMGSAASLVALFGFLGGGALLVAGILPMLSTSSLVVMPLGIALNIAIGQIAGSLGLQIYLDAIGTVLVAVLAGPAAGAATGALSNAIWGLFNPFALPFAAGAALIGLLAGLAAKYGAFRRVYLAPVAGLVIGAIGGLVAAPVAVFMFGAAGTFGTNAIIAVFRSMGDKLLVAATKQGLLSDSLDKIVVFVVVALIVYALPSRAVRQFPFARTHRVLGQRTGTLPGATPARTAVGDGAGAA is encoded by the coding sequence GTGAGTTCACCTCTGACCCGACCCGCCGCCACCTCCGAGCGGCCCCGGCGCCTGCTCATCCTGCTCGGCGGGGCGCTCATCGTCGCCACGTACCTGTTCCTCGTGACAGCGCAGCCCGCGGAGATCGCCGGCGGCATGGGCAGCGCCGCGTCGCTCGTCGCGCTCTTCGGGTTCCTCGGGGGAGGGGCCCTGCTCGTCGCCGGGATCCTGCCGATGCTCAGCACGAGCTCCCTGGTGGTCATGCCGCTGGGTATCGCCCTCAACATCGCCATCGGGCAGATCGCCGGCTCCCTGGGCCTGCAGATCTACCTCGACGCCATCGGCACCGTCCTCGTCGCCGTCCTCGCCGGACCCGCCGCGGGAGCGGCCACCGGTGCGCTCAGCAACGCCATCTGGGGGCTCTTCAACCCGTTCGCGCTGCCCTTCGCGGCCGGTGCGGCGCTGATCGGGCTGCTCGCGGGCCTCGCCGCGAAGTACGGAGCCTTCCGCCGCGTGTACCTGGCACCCGTCGCCGGCCTCGTGATCGGGGCGATCGGCGGACTCGTCGCGGCCCCGGTCGCGGTGTTCATGTTCGGCGCGGCCGGTACGTTCGGCACCAACGCGATCATCGCGGTCTTCCGGTCGATGGGGGACAAGCTCCTGGTCGCCGCCACCAAGCAGGGGCTGCTCTCCGATTCGCTCGACAAGATCGTGGTCTTCGTCGTCGTGGCACTGATCGTGTACGCGCTGCCGTCCCGTGCCGTCCGCCAGTTCCCCTTCGCGCGGACCCACCGCGTCCTCGGGCAGCGCACCGGCACCCTGCCCGGCGCGACCCCTGCCAGGACCGCCGTCGGGGACGGCGCCGGCGCCGCCTGA